CCCCTTCAGCTCTCACCCTATGGAATtcatcataacacacacacaaacacacacacacttccccaggATGTTTACCTCGGTGAACAGTTGCTCAATGGTGCGCTGacctgtgtggttgtgttattgttACACTGTCACTAGGCAATGTAAAGTAGCCTTCTGCTGCTACGCCTTTGTTGATATGCTAAGATTGATATCGCTTGTTTTGTATTCTATCATGCAATATCCCCAACCCCCttcagctcttctctctctctctctctctctctctctctctctctctctctctctctctctctctctctctctctctctctctctctctctctctctctctctctctctctctctctctctctctctctctctctctctctctctctctctctctctctctctctctctctctctctctctctctctctctctctctctctctctctctctctctctctctctcaaaatgatCAGCAAAGGTAAACCCTCTGGCCCACACCTACACAATTAGTTACACGGCCTTgactaacaacacacacacacacacacacacacacacacacacacacacacacacacacacacacacacacacacacacacacacacacacacacacacacacacacacagcagttaaACAGACCAAAGCAGACAGTAGAAATGTAGTGAAGGAAATGTATTGTGAGGTAAGCAGAGAAGtagaaacatagaaaaaacactaaacagaggtaccacacacacacaagaactaCCACACAAAGTAAAGAAAGGGAGAGGAAAAACAGAGAAAGGCAAGGAAAAGAGGGTGGGAGTTTGGGGGTCCTATACTATGTTCGGCCTGCCAGAGATGGACGTATTGGCTTGGTGAAACAGGCACAACAAAGAGAGGAAGTTTTTTTCCCACACAGGCTGTGGTGCGCTGCAGTGGAGACAGGAAGGGGCAGGGCAGTGTACTCGCCACCTAGTTCCCCTGTTATTTATCTCATTGTTGTTTCTCCTTGGCCAGCAGCTCAGCTGGGGCAACGCAGCACAAAAGAACTGGCGCACACTCAGTCAAACAAAGCCAAGCCTCTGGATGTTGTTGTGCTAAATTTGACAAGGAATACACACTAACATCTgcgagcagacacacacacaagcttgaGTGCTGTAATACAGGCTGTTCTCATATCAGTCAAATCACACAAAGGAGGAAGCAGGTAttgtgcaaaaaaaaaaagggaGACACCCATCTTATCAGACATAGTCCTTATCCTCAAAGGACATTCACAGACATGTGTTTCTGGTCGAGAAATGGGCTTAGAATATCTAGGACGTAAACATTACAACACGACACACAGTACATGGTAGCCTGTTCATCATTACATGCCTCTGAATACCATGTTCACAAGTTAGCACACGCCAGCAGTGCACCTGCTTCTGTTCTGTGTGAGCATGGGTTCCCAGGAGAACAGAACGTGCCAACACAGCATTACATTAACATGCTGCATACTAACACACTTGAAGAACATGTAACACAAAATCAGCACTGACTATATACTTACGACTACAGTCAATAATAACCTAATCTCACTGCGACATGCTGACTTGAACGTTTATGTTTAAACAAAATGTCATAATATAACATTTCAGATAAACAAAGATTGCTGTATCATACAACTGTATTATGCACACAGCCTAGTAAAATCCACAACTCATGTTATCACCTAGTTTCACTCTAAACACTAAAATAGAGGAGGCCTCGTGTCTCATGTGGCTAGCTTTAGAGAACTTTCTGTTTAATTGGTATTGTTACCCTGAAACCTGATGAAGTCCAGGCAGGCCAGTTTCTGGTTGATGGGTTAGTGGGAGTGCTTCCCAGCCCTTTCTGGCTGCATCCTGCTGTTAATAATGCATGCTGCTACTAAGGGTATCGGACAGCGGCCCCTCTCTATACCACTCAGACGAAGCTACATTATAAGCACTGACTGTGCAGATCTCTGCACTGATCTTCCCTCCCCATCTTGATGTGTACTTTTTAATTATGTGCATTTATCTAGACTCATCTCGGCCATGTTATCTCCTTTCACTTATTTTTTGTTTTGCGATGTGCAAGTGTACTGGCGTGTGGTAAATTTTGGCCCCTTAAAAACAAGCTACTTTAAACTATTTACCTCTCATCCCCTTTGTTTCTGTTTTCTCTCCTTTCTTTATGGCCTCAGACAGCTATTTATTTCctttgactggctgactggtagaGGTTATGTAGAGTCAGACAAGAGGTTACTTTCTCCCTCTAGTGGTGCTAtcataccaccacagtcacagGGGCACTGTACTGGGCAGGCACTGGCATGAGAAGCAATGATGATCTGATCAAGTACAATTCACCATGAATCCATATACATAGAAAACTGTCTTAAAGCAAGTTTGTCACATTACCCTTCAAAAGTTCATAacaggtcaaatcaaattttattggtcacatacacatggttagcagatgttaatgtgagtgtagcgaaatgcttgtgcttccagttccgacagtgcagtaatattcaACGAGTAAtccaacaatttcacaactaccttatacacacacacaagcgtaaagggatgaataagaatatgtacatataaatatatggatgagcgatggctgtgcagcttaggcaagatgcaatagatggtatagtgtacagtatatacatatgagatgagtaatgtagggtatgtaaacattatataaagtggcattgttttaagtgactagtgatacatttattacatccaattattaaagtagcaagagatttgagtctgtatgttggcagcagccactcaatgttagtgatggctgtttaacagtctgatggccttgagattgaaaaacagcttatgtctcttggtcccagctttgatgcacctgtactgacctcgccttctggatgatagcggggtgaacaggcagtggctcgggtggttgttgtccgtgatctttttggccttcctgtgacatcgggtggtgtaggtgttctGAAGGGGAGGTAGTTTGCCCCTTGGTGATGCGTTgcgcagacctcactaccctctggagagccttacggttgtgggcggagtagttgccgtaccaggcggtgatacagcccgacaggatgctctcgattgtgcatctggtAATGTTTGAGAgtatttttggtgacaagccaaatttctttagcctcctgaggttgaagaggcgctgttgcgccttcttcaccccgctgtctgtgtgggtggaccatttcagtttgtacgtgatgtacgccgaggaacttaaaactttccaccttctccactactgtcctgtcgatgtagataggggggtgctccctctgctgtttcctgaagtccacgatcatctcctttgttttgttgacgttgagtgtgaggttattttcctgacaccacactccgagggccctcaccttctTGCTGTAGGCTGCCTCGTCATTGCTGGTAATCAAGCCTatcactgtagtgttgtctgcaaacttgatgattgagttggatgcgtgcatggccacacattcatgggttaacagggagtacaggagagggctgagaacgcaccctagtggggccccagtgttaaggatcagaggggggagatgttgtttcctaccctcacctcctgggggtggcccgtcaagaagtccaggacccagttgcacagggcgaggtcgagacccagggtctcgagcttaatgacgagtttggggGGGtaactatggtgttaaatgctgagctgtagtcaatgaacagcattcttacataggtattcctcttgtccagatgggttaaggcagtgtggagtgtgattgcgtcatctgtggacctattggggcggttagcaaattggagtgggtctagggaatcgggtagggtggaggtgatatgatccttgactcgtctctcaaagcacttcatgatgacagaagtgagtgctaggaggtgatagtcatttagctcagctATCTTagatttcttgggaacaggaacaatggtggccttcttgaagcatgtgggcacagcagactgagattgggattgattgaatatgtcgaGCACTGAGGTCGAGCACTCAACCGATATAACTAACAAAATGAAATGGTTGTTCTGCCTCAGTGACCATGAGGAGGATTAAATGTGAAATGTCCTTGACGAGAGAGAGCAGAAAAACAGGAACATGGACCACATCACCAGAAAATAGGACTTCTGCTTGGTAGAAATAAACAGCACGCTTTTCAATAGTTTTAATTGGAGGTGGTTTACTGGCATTAGACACAGAGGAATGCAATGTACTGAATAAAAAGTGCATGAAACGAGAacggctttaaaaaaaataaaaataaaatatgtacAAGCGAGACGCTCATTCAAAATGTAGATGTTGAGCAATTTGGCCATACTAAAATTATTAGTATCAGTCTAACTAACCACAACATTTTTAAAACAAAAAGTAAAAATGAGAAAAACATCAGAAATTATCACATTAGCAGAGTATAAAAAACATGTAGTTAAGAAATACAGTACTACAACCCTTACATGTAATCTGCTGCGCCACTGTGCTGCATGCCATGAGACATTAGCACCGCTTCATGTTCTGTTATCACGACTCATCGTACATGCGTATCTGATAATCCCAATGCAAGATAAATGTACTAAGTAAAAACATTCAAAGAATGGAAAAAAATATTCATTTCTGGTCATCAACACATACTTgaataaatcctttttgaaaacATGTAATGGAAAAACACCACCAGAAACAGTGCATTCTGGGTAGGCATCAATGATTTCTCTATTTGTCCAACTCTTCCCTTCCTTTTGATCGCTTACGAATCTTGTGCAATTAGTCCTTTTTTCACCTAATGAACATCACTATAAGCTTTCATAACATTTCATACAACAAAATTACATTATCACTTCAAAAGGTTTTTCAAATAAAACAGATACAATATGATAATTCAGTCCCTTTCCTTCAGTGAATCATGATTTGGACCACATACTGGTTTGCAGAATAAATTTTCCCGGAGAGAGATTCAATAAATTACCACTGAATTCAATATAACAATGTCAGACATATCTCATAAAATAATCCCTTACTGGCCTTGTATTTCAGTCAGCTGCAAGACATCCAACAAAATAATTAATAAGGGTGGTTAAAACATTTAGCATTGTTTAAAAAAAGTGGCTTTTCCTCAGCAATATGGAGTCTGTAGGGTGCACTATAAAACCCACTATAGCTGTCTTGCAGTGCATTGGTGTTCAGGTCAGGATCACCTGTCTCTTTACACCAAAGGCTTCATACATATGGATGACTAACTATGGCTGCAGGTCCTGTCCTTGAACATGTAGTCATCCCAtccagaggaggagaagggaacaAAGGACCAAAGAGTGAGTAGCCTTCCCTAAAAATACAGTACATAACGGTGTGCACGTTTCAGCctgtctgttagtgtgtgtctctgtcataAACATGATTCAGAGGACAATCAATCATAACATTCAGGGCCCCCAGGCACAGTAAAGCACAATTAAACCATTGCCATCCCTCAGTCATAGGGTCATGCAGACCCAATTCAACAAAGGCTTATCAACAATATAAATCAAAACTGCACCATAAATACAACTCCTATTTAGTAAAACAttcagatatacagtatgttgtgcaAAATCAGTTTCCTCTCTGAAAGGACAGCTAGCTATATTGCTGTATTACAGTCATGAATTAGCTATCAGAATGTGCTAGCCATATGAATGTAGCTTGTTAGCTATAAAAACCCAATGAACTGGCATATTAAATATTAATGTGCAATGTACAGCAGTTAGTAACATGTACGTTGTACTGTACCAGTCTGAATTGAAATGTACCGACATGCCACATCCTACAGAGGACAGTGTAGTCTAAGGTCAGATCACCTAGAAGACATCCTCCCACTGGTGCATCTGAAATGGAGAAATGACCAATCTATGTCAATGAAATTGAGATTACAAAAACATCAAACCCTGAATGACACACACACGAAAATACCCACTCTCTCTTCAGTCACAGCAGCAGAAGAATGAACAGGAGGATGCCTCTGGGCCACTGAACATTCCAGAGCAAGGTGTATCAGTACACTCGGCTATGAAAGCATGCAGGTCTGTGATGTGCATCGGCTCCTGGGTTTGggcctgtagagagagagagtgctttaATAAAACTACTGTAAAGAATCATCTTGCACCCTACTTCCTGTACATTGCACCCTTTTTCCCCCATATGGCACTCATCAACACTCCATCTTTTATTTTAATGTCACTAAATCATCTGTCCTGCATTTCTCCATTCACTCATTCTACCCGCCATCCCTCATCCTCCCCTTCTATCACTCCCCTCATCCTTCATCCCTCCCCTCCCACAGTACCATGATGGCATCGTAGGCTCCGGTGATGAGAGCAATGAAGAGAGAGAGCACCATGTAGATGAAGAGGGAGATGAAGGTGTAGAGGTAGACCTGGCTGAACACCCACACCAGCGTGCCACTCTTCTGCATCTCCGCAAACGTCACAAACATATCGTCTCCGTTGATCAGAGAAAACAGGCACTCTGACACCATGGACAGAGAGCGGAACTGCGGGGACAGAGAGGATGAGTTGGTGTATTAGAACACATTTACTCTTCACAGTTTCAGCAATTTGTGATGTATTTTTATTATTCATTAACAATACATGTGTGTGCGTCCTGTCCATTATCAAATACCTTGGTATGGTAAGGACCCAGCACGATCCAGCCACAGAAGCAATAACCCAGGTATATGGCAGCTACACAGAGGCAGAAGCGGATTACATTAGGGAAGGCAGCCCGCAGCGTCACAATCAGGATCTGAgaatgaggaagagagaaaacGTAAGACTAATTTACACATGGAAAAAGAAAAAGAGGTGGGAAGTGACGCAATATCTCCTCAGAAAGCCATTCAACTTAAATGTCAATGTGTGCATTTTTGTATGACTGATTATGTCACTCACATTGTACTTCTGGAAGAAACTGAGGTAGCGGAGGACTCCCACCCACACCAACAGAGTGGAGGTACCGAGCAAAATCCCACACACATCATACAACGACATGTTCTGAAGGACAGAGTTAATTAAATCATTTGTATTAATAATTAAATCATTTGtattaataattatattattTGCTCTGTCTAATTATAACGGTGGGGTGACTGGTGCAGGCCTGGAAAGATATGAAACTAAAAGCAATGCATTGTTCTGTATTACCTTGGACTCTATGCCAATCTTGATGAAACTGCCGGTGATGGTGAGCAGGTCACTGATGATGAGCAGGATGAACCAGCCATTAATGAACTCCATCCTGTCTGCCCAGCACACACTGTGATTCAGTCTGTGTCTGAAGAACTGGACATACTCCTgtcagaaacacacagagacggGACAGACAAATGAACAGAATAAACCAGCGGTTTCCAAACTAGGTGTCGCGACCCTATGTGGGGTCGCCTGATATggccttgctgtccccagtccacctggtcgtgcttcAACAATTCTGCCTGCGGCTAAGGAACCTTGACCTGTTCACCGTACGTGCTACCTTGTTCCCGGATCttctgttttcgactctctcgctctaccacacctgctgtctctaactcagaatgatcagctatgaaaagccagctGACATTTACTCcggaggtgctgacctgttacaacctctacaaccactgtgattattattatttgaccctgctggtcatctatgaacaacTTGGCCACGTACTGTTATattctccacctggcacagccagaagaggactggccacccctcagagcctggttcctctctaggtttcttcctaggttccggcctttctagggagtttttcctagcccctGTGCTTCTACGtcggcattgcttgctgtttggagttttaggctgggtttctgtatagcactttgtgacatcggctgatgtaaaaagggcttcataaatacttttgattgattgatatgaaATTGGGGTCGCAAGttgacctactcattccagggtttttctttatttttactattttctacattgtataataatagtgacgacatcaaaactatgaaataacacatatggaatcatgtagtaaccaaaaaatatttaaatgttagacaaatcaaaatatattttatatttgaaattcttcaaagtagccagcctttgccttgatgacagctttgaacactcttgacattctctcaagcagcttcatgaggtagtcacctggaatgcatttcaatgaacaggtgtgcattgttaagttaatttgtggaatttctttccttcttaatgcgtttgagccaatcagttgtgtggtgacaaggtagggtggtacacagaagatagccctatttggtaaaagaccaagtccatattacggcaagaccagctcaaataaacaaatagaaacagtctatcattactttaagacatgaaggtcagtcaatgcggaaaatttcaagaactttgaaagtttcttcaagtgcagtcgcaaaaaccatcacgcactatgatgaaactggctctcataaggacagccacaggaaaagaagacagaGTTATCCCTGCAGCAGAGGATAAACTCAttcgagttaactgcacctcaaattgcagcccaaataaatgcttcacagagttaaagtaagagacatctctgaacagttgatgttgaggtgactccgtgaaatcaggccttcatggtcgaattgctgcaaagaaaccactactgaaggacatgAATAAGAAGAAGCgacttgtttgggccaataaACAAGCAatggaccagtggaaatctgtcctttggtctgaggagtccaaatttgagatttttggttccagccgtgtctttgtgagacgcagagtaggtgaatagatgatctccacatgtgtggttccaaccgtgaagcacggaggaggtgatgtgggggtgctttgctggtgacaccgtctgtgatttatttagaattcaaggcacacttaaccagcatgactccacagcattctgcagcgatgcgccatcccatctggtttgcgcttagtgggactatcatttgtttgttagtcttgtgaaatccatagattagggcctaatgattttatttcaattgactgatttccttctatgaactataagtcatattttaaattgttgcatttatatttttgttcaaataATTACAATGTAACAACGTTTTAGACTTTTGGGGCTCAGCCTTGGTCTTACATGTTGTAGGATGACTCCTCTGAGGATGGAGCGGCCACACAGCAGCAGGGACAGCAGACACACTATGGCCACCAGCACGTCAAAAGCCTCCCGTGCATAGTTCTCTGCTattggaggaagaagagaggggtgTTTGAATTAAGtcagggagggaagggaaggaagaggcAAACAGCTAGTAAGGAACAGCAGGAAAGAAGTGAATCAATCTCAAGCTTTACCTCTCCATCAAAAATGTCAGTACCCCCCCATCCCACGCTCTCTCACCATGTCCCCACACGTTGGGGTCTTTGCACTTCTTGATGGAGGCATGGTTGAGCAGGCTGATCTTCACTCTGCCGCTGTGAGCCTTGTTATCCAGGACAACCTGACAGCAGCCACAATACACACACTAAACTTAGCTACAACACAAACCCTGGCTTTATAACAGCTGTCTAAGATACAGTGGGCTATATGGGGCAGCAGTGCTTCCCCTAGGATTTTTTTCAGCAGCGGTGGCAAAGTTGGGCGAAGGGGTGTGGCATGCTAGTGGGCATGGCCAATGGTGCGGTTTTAGAGGCCCTGCTCTTGGCTGCGGAGACaattttgctgttttaaagctaatttcctgcactTCTACACATTTCGCCATGGTTTATGCCGTGTTCTTATGCCATCGGAGTAACTCAAATTATAACAAAATCAGTGGGGGCCACATGCCATGACTGCCTAGTTTctttttggtgattgttagttctcaaagatgatcttatttttaaatatattgcgccattatatacagtggggagaacaagtatttgatacactgccgattttgcaggttttcctacttacaaagcatgtagaggtctgtaatttttatcataggtacacttcaactgtgagagacggaatctaaaacaaaaatccagaaaatcacattgtatgatttttaagtaattaatttgcattttattgcatgacataagtatttgatacatcagaaaagcagaacttaatatttggtacagaaacctttgtttgcaattacagagatcatacgtttcctgtagttcttgaccaggtttgcacacactgcagcattgattttggcccactcctccatacagaccttctccagatccttcaggtttcggggctgtcgctgggcaatacggacttttagctccctccaaagattttctattgggttcaggtctggagactggctaggccactccaggaccttgagatgcttcttacgaagccaatccttagttgctctggctgtgtgtttcaggtcgttgacatgctggaagacccagccacgacccatcttcaatgctcttactgagggaaagaggttgttggccaagatctcgcgatacatggccccatccatcctcccctcaatacggtgcagtagtcctgtccccgttgcagaaaagcatccccaaagaatgatgtttccacctccatgcttcacggttgggatggtgttcttggggttgtactcatccttcttcttcctccaaacacggcgagtggagtttagaccaaaaagctctatttttgtctcatcagaccacatgaccttcttccattcctcctc
The sequence above is a segment of the Salvelinus alpinus chromosome 1, SLU_Salpinus.1, whole genome shotgun sequence genome. Coding sequences within it:
- the LOC139576354 gene encoding mucolipin-1-like isoform X2, with translation MASTNCNCIQDEKDELFSPVSSYRSDDLSGRNPRVTSLVGSELRQQQQEESLRRKLKYFFMSPCDKYHAKGRKPFKLVLQLLKILIVTVQLVLFGLSNQMVVTFKEENTASFKHLFLKDYRDGSSMAIHTQSELYSHMYYAVDQYLALPQTLVGRYAYVWGEGVNGSALSLCQRYYKRGIIDPINDTFDIDPEVITDCIGVDPLPDPPPPDYSDYKNFILQFHKLINVTIQFQLKAINIQTIINNEIPDCYTFAIMVVLDNKAHSGRVKISLLNHASIKKCKDPNVWGHAENYAREAFDVLVAIVCLLSLLLCGRSILRGVILQHEYVQFFRHRLNHSVCWADRMEFINGWFILLIISDLLTITGSFIKIGIESKNMSLYDVCGILLGTSTLLVWVGVLRYLSFFQKYNILIVTLRAAFPNVIRFCLCVAAIYLGYCFCGWIVLGPYHTKFRSLSMVSECLFSLINGDDMFVTFAEMQKSGTLVWVFSQVYLYTFISLFIYMVLSLFIALITGAYDAIMAQTQEPMHITDLHAFIAECTDTPCSGMFSGPEASSCSFFCCCD
- the LOC139576354 gene encoding mucolipin-1-like isoform X1, with the translated sequence MASTNCNCIQDGTEKDELFSPVSSYRSDDLSGRNPRVTSLVGSELRQQQQEESLRRKLKYFFMSPCDKYHAKGRKPFKLVLQLLKILIVTVQLVLFGLSNQMVVTFKEENTASFKHLFLKDYRDGSSMAIHTQSELYSHMYYAVDQYLALPQTLVGRYAYVWGEGVNGSALSLCQRYYKRGIIDPINDTFDIDPEVITDCIGVDPLPDPPPPDYSDYKNFILQFHKLINVTIQFQLKAINIQTIINNEIPDCYTFAIMVVLDNKAHSGRVKISLLNHASIKKCKDPNVWGHAENYAREAFDVLVAIVCLLSLLLCGRSILRGVILQHEYVQFFRHRLNHSVCWADRMEFINGWFILLIISDLLTITGSFIKIGIESKNMSLYDVCGILLGTSTLLVWVGVLRYLSFFQKYNILIVTLRAAFPNVIRFCLCVAAIYLGYCFCGWIVLGPYHTKFRSLSMVSECLFSLINGDDMFVTFAEMQKSGTLVWVFSQVYLYTFISLFIYMVLSLFIALITGAYDAIMAQTQEPMHITDLHAFIAECTDTPCSGMFSGPEASSCSFFCCCD